Proteins encoded within one genomic window of Candidatus Binataceae bacterium:
- a CDS encoding helix-turn-helix domain-containing protein, translating to MADKDDVLLNSREVAFLLDLSPDTVNEFARRSILPAFKKGRQWRFRKRDIASFKRQARGINAAA from the coding sequence ATGGCCGACAAAGACGACGTGCTCCTCAACTCCAGGGAAGTGGCCTTCCTGTTGGATCTCAGCCCCGACACCGTCAACGAGTTCGCGCGCCGCAGTATCCTGCCGGCCTTCAAGAAGGGCCGGCAATGGCGTTTCCGCAAACGCGATATCGCTTCGTTCAAGCGCCAGGCGCGGGGCATCAACGCGGCCGCTTGA
- the secD gene encoding protein translocase subunit SecD — translation MQNANADFIPIIVLLAVAVAFLWLHFTGGSGLTRLYLGGALTLLAVLILLPSLQVPLPDWWVNAIPTPKIQLGLDLQGGTHLLLQVKLDDAVKNQLRRAGDDLKLELKKNKLDVKKIAQDASGALLVTLPSADERSAFLDIAQRIFPDMVVSYVPGAGETGPTYKMMYRPMELAQVRNQAMEQALETIRNRIDQLGVRETTVAKEGDDEILIQLPGIQDPERAKELIGKTGVLEFKLIDDSHSISDALRDGPPPGDEILYGPASRGGRVPYLVETPVLLTGDTITDARVRPGGQLEGPYVTVDLDQRGATIFGAITSANVGRRLAIILDNVVYSDPVIKEPIPGGHVQITGNFTYDDAHELAIVLRSGALPAPVEIAEERTVGPSLGRDSIREGELSFVVGAAAVLIFMAVYYSGAGVLADFGLSLNILLLICVMAAMQATLTLPGIAGIVLTLGMSVDANVLVNERMREELRAGKTPREAVRIGYERAWSAIRDSNISTFVAGLILFQFGTGPVKGFAVTLCVGVLTGVFSCFVVTRAWYDYRIAMRKLNTISV, via the coding sequence GTGCAGAACGCAAACGCCGATTTCATCCCGATAATCGTGCTGCTCGCGGTGGCGGTAGCCTTCCTGTGGCTGCACTTCACCGGCGGCAGCGGACTCACCCGGCTGTATTTGGGGGGAGCGCTGACCCTGCTGGCGGTGCTGATCCTGCTGCCCAGCCTCCAGGTTCCCTTGCCCGACTGGTGGGTCAACGCGATCCCGACGCCGAAGATACAGCTCGGGCTCGACCTTCAGGGCGGCACCCATCTGCTTTTGCAGGTCAAGCTCGACGACGCGGTCAAGAATCAACTGCGCCGCGCCGGCGACGACCTCAAGCTCGAGCTCAAGAAAAACAAGCTCGACGTCAAGAAGATCGCCCAGGACGCCTCGGGCGCGCTGCTCGTCACGCTGCCGAGCGCCGATGAGCGCAGCGCTTTCCTCGACATTGCTCAGCGCATCTTTCCCGACATGGTCGTGAGCTACGTCCCCGGCGCGGGCGAGACCGGACCGACGTACAAGATGATGTACCGGCCGATGGAGCTTGCGCAGGTGCGCAATCAGGCGATGGAGCAGGCGCTGGAGACCATCCGCAACCGGATCGACCAGCTCGGGGTGCGCGAAACCACGGTCGCCAAGGAAGGCGACGACGAGATTCTTATCCAGCTCCCCGGCATCCAGGACCCCGAGCGCGCCAAGGAGCTGATCGGCAAGACCGGCGTGCTCGAGTTCAAGCTCATCGACGACAGCCACTCGATCTCAGATGCGCTGCGCGACGGGCCGCCGCCGGGTGATGAGATCCTTTACGGGCCGGCCAGCCGCGGCGGACGTGTGCCGTACCTGGTCGAGACACCGGTGCTGCTGACCGGCGACACGATAACCGACGCTCGCGTGCGTCCGGGCGGCCAGCTTGAGGGGCCCTACGTGACGGTCGACCTCGACCAGCGCGGCGCGACGATCTTCGGGGCGATAACCTCGGCCAACGTCGGCCGCAGGCTCGCGATTATCCTCGACAACGTGGTTTACTCCGACCCTGTAATAAAGGAGCCAATACCCGGCGGCCACGTCCAGATCACCGGTAACTTCACCTATGACGACGCGCACGAGTTGGCGATCGTCCTGCGCTCGGGCGCGCTGCCCGCGCCGGTGGAGATCGCCGAGGAGCGCACGGTCGGCCCTTCGCTGGGGCGCGACTCGATCCGCGAGGGCGAGTTGTCCTTCGTGGTCGGCGCGGCGGCGGTGCTGATCTTCATGGCGGTCTATTACAGCGGCGCGGGCGTGCTCGCCGACTTCGGCCTTTCGCTCAATATCCTGCTGCTGATCTGCGTGATGGCGGCGATGCAGGCGACGCTGACCCTGCCCGGCATCGCGGGCATCGTGCTGACGCTGGGCATGTCGGTGGACGCCAACGTCCTGGTCAACGAACGGATGCGCGAAGAGTTGCGGGCGGGCAAGACGCCGCGTGAGGCGGTCCGAATCGGATACGAGCGCGCCTGGTCGGCGATCCGCGACTCCAACATCTCGACTTTCGTCGCCGGCCTGATTCTCTTCCAGTTTGGCACAGGCCCGGTCAAAGGATTCGCGGTGACGTTGTGCGTGGGCGTACTGACGGGCGTATTTTCCTGCTTTGTCGTGACACGCGCGTGGTACGATTACCGAATCGCGATGCGCAAACTGAATACTATTAGCGTTTAA
- the yajC gene encoding preprotein translocase subunit YajC, whose product MLWEGIAWAADAGAGGQATLVDQLLYGPAVPFALLIVAFYWFFIRPQTKKAAEHRDMLAKLKRNDEVVTSGGMLGRIHEIGDRIVTLEIAPNVRVRVERAQIAALSNYGKTPSAGKREKAE is encoded by the coding sequence ATGCTGTGGGAAGGAATAGCGTGGGCGGCGGACGCCGGCGCGGGCGGGCAGGCGACGCTCGTCGATCAGCTTCTGTACGGCCCGGCGGTGCCGTTTGCCCTGCTGATCGTTGCCTTTTACTGGTTCTTCATCCGGCCGCAGACCAAGAAGGCCGCCGAGCATCGCGACATGCTCGCCAAGCTCAAGCGCAACGACGAAGTTGTGACTTCGGGCGGGATGCTCGGACGGATCCACGAAATCGGCGACCGGATTGTGACTTTGGAGATAGCGCCCAACGTCCGGGTGCGGGTCGAGCGCGCCCAGATCGCCGCGCTCTCCAACTACGGCAAGACGCCTTCGGCCGGCAAGCGGGAGAAGGCGGAATAG